Proteins encoded within one genomic window of Actinoplanes octamycinicus:
- a CDS encoding cytochrome P450, with the protein MPYLNVVDPGFSLVAPEVMAAQAAGWYADSPLGPFVLRHAEADELLRDRRFDHGGDGYLRQHGITEGPIHDWWVPMIVNRDGPDHRRLRGLVAGSFTPRTVERLRPFIRATVAALADEIAERGEVEFVGAVADRLPLAVMGELLGVPAADHDTFRVWSSDLGLIFALATGGDKADRVERAVAGLDAYLDGLIDEKTKHPADDLISTMVAAWQREEPGISRAELRNLLVTLVFGAHDNTRQQFSNTLVTFAAHPGQWTLLGERPELADSAVREAMRWMPAAASLFRRATEDLEFHGLPVAAGGFLTVAAQTAQRDPRAYPGGDRFDITAGFDAPLLQFGAGPHYCLGAALAQAELSEALPLLARRFEPPVIAGEVTWRPAIGTHGPDRLPLRFIRSG; encoded by the coding sequence GTGCCGTACCTCAATGTCGTCGATCCTGGGTTTTCCCTGGTCGCGCCGGAGGTGATGGCGGCGCAGGCGGCCGGCTGGTATGCCGACAGTCCGCTCGGGCCGTTCGTGTTGCGGCACGCGGAGGCCGATGAGCTGCTCCGCGACCGGCGGTTCGACCACGGCGGCGACGGATACCTGCGGCAGCACGGGATCACCGAGGGGCCGATCCACGACTGGTGGGTGCCGATGATCGTGAACCGGGACGGTCCCGACCACCGGCGGCTGCGCGGCCTGGTCGCCGGATCCTTCACGCCGCGCACCGTCGAGCGGCTGCGGCCGTTCATCCGGGCGACGGTCGCGGCGCTGGCCGACGAGATCGCGGAGCGCGGCGAGGTGGAGTTCGTCGGCGCGGTCGCCGATCGGCTGCCGCTGGCCGTGATGGGTGAGCTGCTCGGGGTGCCGGCTGCGGACCACGACACGTTCCGGGTCTGGTCCAGCGACCTCGGCCTGATCTTCGCGCTGGCGACCGGGGGCGACAAGGCGGACCGGGTGGAACGGGCGGTCGCCGGGCTGGACGCCTACCTGGACGGGCTGATCGACGAGAAGACGAAACACCCGGCCGACGACCTGATCTCCACGATGGTCGCCGCCTGGCAGCGGGAGGAGCCGGGAATCAGCCGCGCCGAGCTGCGGAACCTGCTGGTCACCCTGGTCTTCGGCGCGCACGACAACACCCGCCAGCAGTTCTCGAACACGCTGGTCACCTTCGCCGCGCACCCCGGGCAGTGGACGCTGCTGGGTGAGCGGCCGGAGCTGGCCGACAGCGCGGTCCGGGAGGCGATGCGCTGGATGCCGGCGGCGGCCAGCCTGTTCCGCCGGGCCACCGAGGACCTCGAGTTCCACGGTCTGCCGGTCGCCGCCGGCGGGTTCCTGACCGTGGCCGCGCAGACCGCCCAGCGGGATCCGCGCGCCTATCCCGGCGGGGACCGGTTCGACATCACGGCCGGCTTCGACGCGCCGCTGCTCCAGTTCGGCGCCGGACCGCACTACTGCCTCGGCGCCGCCCTCGCCCAGGCCGAGCTGAGTGAAGCCCTGCCGCTGCTCGCCCGCCGCTTCGAACCGCCGGTGATCGCCGGGGAGGTCACCTGGCGGCCGGCGATCGGCACCCACGGCCCCGACCGGCTGCCACTGCGCTTCATCCGATCGGGGTGA
- a CDS encoding DUF1345 domain-containing protein encodes MTGTRGAGAPTSTGRLLSIRRLSLSLAAGIAAAAVAVVLGAPERSALSGWIVAAGVILVWVWRISWPQGPDETERLAEEESRSRSTDSAVLIASGVSLAVVAEALIRSSSGQDAIAVATVIASVVAVILSWALVNTVFAFKYARMYYRDTDGGIDFKQPDPPRYWDFAYLAFTVGMAFGVTETEPTLSKVRRVVLGHALLSYAFGTGILAVAINLVTNLGQSS; translated from the coding sequence ATGACCGGTACCCGTGGCGCGGGCGCCCCGACATCCACCGGGCGGCTGCTGTCCATCCGTCGCCTGTCACTTTCCCTGGCCGCCGGCATCGCGGCCGCGGCGGTGGCCGTGGTGCTCGGCGCGCCGGAACGGAGCGCGCTTTCGGGCTGGATCGTCGCGGCCGGCGTGATCCTCGTCTGGGTGTGGCGGATCAGCTGGCCGCAAGGCCCGGACGAGACCGAGCGGCTGGCCGAGGAGGAGAGCCGGTCGCGGTCGACCGACTCCGCCGTGCTGATCGCCAGCGGAGTCAGCTTGGCCGTGGTGGCCGAAGCGCTGATTCGATCCTCCAGCGGCCAGGACGCCATCGCGGTGGCCACCGTCATCGCCAGCGTCGTCGCGGTCATCCTGTCATGGGCGCTGGTCAACACCGTGTTCGCGTTCAAGTACGCCCGGATGTACTACCGCGACACCGACGGCGGCATCGACTTCAAACAACCGGACCCGCCCCGTTACTGGGACTTCGCCTACCTGGCGTTCACCGTCGGCATGGCCTTCGGGGTCACCGAGACCGAACCCACCCTCAGCAAGGTACGGCGGGTGGTGCTCGGGCACGCTCTGCTCTCCTACGCCTTCGGTACCGGCATCCTCGCCGTGGCGATCAACCTTGTCACGAATCTCGGGCAGTCATCGTGA
- a CDS encoding methionine--tRNA ligase produces the protein MSFYVTTAIPYVNAAPHLGHALELVQADVLARHRRLRGEPVRFLTGTDDNALKNVTAAAAAGEPVAAFVARNADRFAGLTDALDLSFDDFIRTGSDPRHAPGVERLWQRTAARGDLYRRDYQGWYCAGCEQFVETDELCPEHGVAPERVTESNWFFRLSRYARDVLAALESGRVRIEPAARRNEVLAFVRAGLTDISVSRPASRAAGWGIPVPGDADQVVYVWWDALANYVTALGYGRDDPAYRKWWVESAERVHVIGKGIVRFHAVHWLALLLATGQPLPTTIFVHDYLTVDGVKLSKSAGNAVDPHELAGRFGADALRWWLLRDVAGLGDTDFTERRLLARYHQDLANGLGNLVNRTVSLAHRYRGGRVRALGNTGLGAALPSAIDRALDKFEFRAATQAIGSVVADANRLVEAERPWELAGGERFDDVLAVLVATCRGLAHELSPFLPAGAARLAAQLGTGPGVGAPQPVFPR, from the coding sequence ATGAGCTTCTACGTCACCACCGCCATCCCCTACGTCAACGCCGCACCGCACCTCGGCCACGCCCTGGAGCTGGTGCAGGCCGACGTCCTCGCCCGGCACCGGCGCCTGCGCGGCGAGCCGGTGCGGTTCCTGACCGGCACCGACGACAACGCGCTGAAGAACGTGACCGCGGCCGCCGCGGCGGGCGAGCCGGTCGCCGCGTTCGTGGCGCGCAACGCGGACCGGTTCGCCGGCCTGACCGACGCGCTTGACCTCAGTTTCGACGACTTCATCCGGACCGGCAGCGACCCCCGCCACGCCCCCGGGGTGGAGCGGCTGTGGCAGCGGACCGCCGCCCGCGGCGACCTCTACCGGCGCGACTACCAGGGCTGGTACTGCGCGGGCTGCGAGCAGTTCGTCGAGACCGACGAGCTCTGCCCGGAACACGGTGTGGCCCCGGAGCGGGTGACCGAGTCCAACTGGTTCTTCCGGCTCTCCCGTTACGCCCGGGACGTGCTGGCCGCGCTCGAGTCGGGCCGGGTGCGGATCGAGCCGGCCGCCCGACGCAACGAGGTGCTGGCGTTCGTCCGGGCCGGGCTGACCGACATCAGCGTCTCCCGGCCGGCGTCCCGCGCGGCCGGCTGGGGCATCCCGGTGCCGGGCGACGCCGACCAGGTCGTCTACGTGTGGTGGGACGCGCTGGCCAACTACGTCACCGCGCTGGGGTACGGCCGGGACGATCCGGCGTACCGGAAATGGTGGGTGGAATCGGCCGAACGCGTGCACGTCATCGGCAAGGGCATCGTCCGCTTCCACGCCGTGCACTGGCTGGCGCTGCTGCTCGCCACCGGGCAGCCGCTGCCGACCACGATCTTCGTGCACGACTACCTGACCGTGGACGGCGTCAAACTGTCCAAGAGCGCCGGCAACGCGGTCGACCCGCACGAACTGGCCGGCCGCTTCGGCGCCGACGCGCTGCGCTGGTGGCTGCTGCGCGACGTGGCCGGGCTGGGCGACACCGACTTCACCGAGCGGCGGCTGCTCGCCCGCTACCACCAGGACCTCGCCAACGGGCTGGGCAACCTGGTCAACCGCACGGTGTCGCTGGCGCACCGATATCGCGGCGGCCGGGTCCGCGCACTCGGGAACACCGGCCTCGGCGCGGCGCTCCCCTCGGCCATCGACCGGGCGCTGGACAAATTCGAGTTCCGGGCCGCGACCCAGGCGATCGGCTCCGTGGTGGCCGACGCCAATCGCCTCGTCGAGGCGGAGCGCCCGTGGGAGCTCGCCGGCGGCGAACGGTTCGACGACGTGCTCGCCGTCCTGGTCGCGACCTGTCGCGGTCTCGCGCACGAGCTGTCGCCGTTCCTTCCGGCTGGAGCCGCCCGGCTGGCGGCTCAGCTGGGCACCGGCCCTGGAGTCGGCGCCCCGCAGCCGGTCTTCCCTCGGTAG
- the ppk2 gene encoding polyphosphate kinase 2 gives MGTKQERAERLPKKIYETELFRLQGELVKLQEWVKVEGTRVIVVFEGRDAAGKGSTIKRVAEYLNPRLARIAALPAPTERQRGQWYFQRYIEQFPASGEIVLFDRSWYNRAGVERVMGFCTKAEYMRFLHQCPIFERLLIEDGILLRKYWFSVSDHEQEQRFRSRMQDPMRRWKLSPMDLESVSRWEEYSRAKDEMFLHTDIPEAPWYVVDSEDKRRARINMIAHLLSTIPYHEVQRVPLSLPPRPPSSGYQRTPLDMQTFVPDHAGTLPVAKK, from the coding sequence GTGGGGACCAAGCAGGAGCGGGCCGAGCGGCTGCCGAAGAAGATCTACGAGACGGAGTTGTTCCGGCTGCAGGGGGAGCTCGTCAAGCTGCAGGAGTGGGTGAAGGTCGAGGGCACCCGGGTGATCGTGGTCTTCGAGGGGCGGGACGCGGCCGGCAAGGGCAGCACGATCAAGCGGGTCGCCGAGTATCTCAACCCACGGCTGGCCCGGATCGCCGCGCTGCCCGCGCCGACCGAGCGGCAGCGTGGGCAGTGGTACTTCCAGCGGTACATCGAGCAGTTCCCGGCGTCCGGCGAGATCGTGCTGTTCGACCGGAGCTGGTACAACCGGGCCGGCGTGGAACGCGTGATGGGCTTCTGCACCAAGGCGGAGTACATGCGCTTCCTGCACCAGTGCCCGATCTTCGAACGGCTCCTCATCGAGGACGGGATCCTGCTCCGCAAGTACTGGTTCTCGGTCAGCGACCACGAGCAGGAGCAGCGGTTCCGGTCCCGGATGCAGGATCCGATGCGCCGCTGGAAACTCTCCCCGATGGACCTGGAGTCGGTCAGCCGGTGGGAGGAGTACTCGCGGGCCAAGGACGAGATGTTCCTGCACACCGACATCCCGGAGGCGCCCTGGTACGTGGTGGACAGCGAGGACAAGCGCCGGGCGCGGATCAACATGATCGCCCACCTGCTCTCCACGATCCCGTACCACGAGGTGCAGCGCGTGCCGCTGTCGCTGCCGCCGCGCCCGCCGTCGAGCGGCTATCAGCGCACACCGCTCGACATGCAGACGTTCGTGCCCGATCACGCCGGGACGCTGCCGGTCGCCAAGAAGTAG